The region GTCGCCAGTACGTCGTTTCCGCGGTCGAGGTCGCCGTTGGCGAACCGATACTGAGCGTGCCACGCGGTGTACTGCAACCACGGTCCGTTTCCGCCGTGCTGGTGGACGTCGAAGTCGCGGTAGAAGCCCATGAATCGCTGGATACCGCCGATTTCGGGGTCTTCAAGCGCGGTCGCGCTTCGGTTCGCGGCCTCGTGAAGCGCGTCGTCGAACAGGTCTTCGAGGTCGAAGTAGAAGGGAGCGAACAGCGTCACGTCCGGACGAGTGTCGAGGTCGCCCTCCGGCGAGTAGCGTCGCGGTACCTGTGCCGGACTCGTGAACGCGCGTTTCACGCCGCCTTCGAGGTGCGAGCGGAAGCGGTGGATGTCGTCCTCGACGGCCGCGGACTCCTCGGGGAGGAGGGAAAGCGCCCGTTCGATGTCGCGGAGGGCGGACACGAACACGCAGTTGACCCAGAGGGTGTAGCCGGACTCGATGCGGCCCTCGTGGATGCTCGTCGTGCTCTCCACGAGGTGGGCGTTCGGGTCGAAGAGGTCGTCGCGGACGTGCGCGACGGCCCTGTCGGCCGCGTCGATGACCCTCTCCCGGAACGAGGCATCGACCGTCGCCAGCGCGTCGGTCGCATCGAGGGCGAACACGGCGTGCGCGAGAACTCGCAAGCCGTGTCCAACGTTGTCCTCCTGTCGGTAAATTCCGCGGTCGGTGCCGTCGAGCGCGTAGCGCTGTCGCCACTGCCCGCCCTCTTCCTGTGCGTCGAGGAAGAACCGAGCGGCGTCGAGGATGTGCCGTTTGCACTGGTCGGGGCGGATATCAGCCTCGACAGCGCCGAGCCACGCTTTCGTGATGCAGGCGATGTCCCGCGGATAGGCGTAGGGATAGCGGTCGTCCGGGTCGCTCGCCAGCGGCACCGACCCGTCGCAGTCGGCCGGGTACACTAGGTCGTCCAAGACGTCGAGGTGGAACGTCGGGTCGTCGAGGTCGGTCGTCGGCGAATCGTGAATCGCGTTTTCCGTCGTATGGTTTGGCATTTGTCGGTGGAGGGATTAGTTGGAGATGGATGGTCGCTGTGTCTGTTCGTCGGGGAATCCACGCGTCTTGAGAGCGCCGCCGGTGTCCGCGTCGAAGAGGAACACGTCCCGCGGGGAGACGGTCACACCGAGCGTCTCGCCCGGGTTCGGATACGTGTCGGACGGGACGCGGGCCATGAGGTCTCGGTCCGCGATAGAGAGGTGAACGAAGTTGTCGTTCCCTTGGTACTCGGAGACGGTCACGGTCGCGGCGAACGTCCCGTCGGCCGGGTCGTCGGCGAGTCGAACGTCCTCGGGTCGGAGGCCGAGCGTGACCGACTCGCCGTCCGCGAGGGAAACCGCGCCGGACGGAACCGCGGCGAGCGTCGTTCCGCCGTGGCGGAACGCCAGTTCGTCGCCGTCCTCGCGGACCGTCGCCTCGAAGGTGTTCATCGAGGGACTGCCGAGGAATGTGGCGACGAACTCGTTTTCCGGGTGGTCGTAGGCGACTTCCGGCGGCGCGACCTGTTGGAGTTCGCCGTCGTTCATCACGGCGATACGGTCGGCCATCGTCATCGCCTCCGTCTGGTCGTGGGTGACGTAGACCGCCGTGACGCCGAGGTCGGTCTGGAGCTGTTGGAGTTCCGTCCGCATCCGCGCCCGAAGTTTGGCGTCCAGATTCGAGAGCGGTTCGTCGAGCAGGAACACGTCCGGGTCGCGGACGATGGCGCGGCCGAGCGCGACGCGCTGTTTCTGCCCGCCGCTCATCTCGTCGGGTTTGTCGTCCAACAGTTCGGTGATGTCGAGCAGTTCCGCGATGTCCTCGACCTTGCGATTTCGTTCGTCCGCGCTCAAGTCGGTCGAGTGTTTCAGCCCGTAGGCCATGTTCTCGCGGGCGGTCATCTTGGTGTAGAGCGCGTAGCTCTGGAACACCATCGCGATGGAGCGCTCGCTCGGCGCGAGGTGTTGGACCTCGCGGTCGCCGATGGTGATGGTTCCGTCGGTCACCGTTTCGAGACCGGCGAGCATCCGGAGCGTTGTCGATTTCCCGCACCCGGACGGCCCGACGAGAACCAGAAACTCGCCGTCGTCGATGTCGATATCGAGCGAATCGACCGCGACTTCGCGGCCCTGTGCGTCGTCGTATATCTTCGTGAGGTCGGTCAGTTCAAGCGTCGCCATGGGTTTCACCTCCGTGGTCGCAGTCCGCGGTTCGGTTCATCGAATCGCCTCCCCCGTCGCGTCGAACGCGTGGAGTTCCGTGCGGTCGAACGCCACCTCGACGTCCGCCCCCGGGGAAACCCCCTCGGGAAGCGCCCGGACGCGGGCGGTGAAGGTGTACTCCCCACGCGCGAGTTCGAGTTCGTAGGCGTTGCCGAGCGGTTCGATGACCCGCACCGCACAGGTCATCGCGTTCGTCAGGTCGTCCAGGTCGGGTCGGGAGACGTTCGCCACGTCCGCCGCTGGAGTTCGGAGCAGGTGGACGTCCTCCGGCCGAACGCCGAGGGTTTCGGTGTCCGCGGGGAGCGTCGTATCGAGTCGAACCGACTCCCCGTTCGGCAGGAGTTCGACGCCCTCCCCGACGGAGACATCGAAGAAACACATCGGGGGGTTGCCGATGAATCCGGCGACGAACTCGTTGGTCGGCGTCTTGTAAATTTCCTCGGGCGTCCCGACCTGCTGGAGTTCGCCGTCGTTCATCACGGCGATACGGTCGGCGACGCTCATCGCCTCCTCCTGGTCGTGGGTGACATAGACCGTGGTCGTCCCCAGTTCCTGCTGGAGTTCACGAATCTCGAAGCGCGTCCGAACCCGGAGTTGCGCGTCCAGATTCGACAGCGGTTCGTCCATCAGGAACGCCCGTGGCTCCCGGATGATGGTGCGGCCCACCGCGACGCGCTGTCGCTGGCCGCCCGACAGTTGGCCGGGTTTCTTATCGAGGAGGTCCTCGATTTCGAGCAGTTCCGCCGTGTGCTCGACTTTCGCGTCGCGCTCCTCGTCCGAGACGTCCATCTTCCCGAGCGGGAATTCGAGGTTGCCGCGGACGGTTTTGTGCGGGTAGA is a window of Haladaptatus paucihalophilus DX253 DNA encoding:
- a CDS encoding ABC transporter ATP-binding protein, translating into MATLELTDLTKIYDDAQGREVAVDSLDIDIDDGEFLVLVGPSGCGKSTTLRMLAGLETVTDGTITIGDREVQHLAPSERSIAMVFQSYALYTKMTARENMAYGLKHSTDLSADERNRKVEDIAELLDITELLDDKPDEMSGGQKQRVALGRAIVRDPDVFLLDEPLSNLDAKLRARMRTELQQLQTDLGVTAVYVTHDQTEAMTMADRIAVMNDGELQQVAPPEVAYDHPENEFVATFLGSPSMNTFEATVREDGDELAFRHGGTTLAAVPSGAVSLADGESVTLGLRPEDVRLADDPADGTFAATVTVSEYQGNDNFVHLSIADRDLMARVPSDTYPNPGETLGVTVSPRDVFLFDADTGGALKTRGFPDEQTQRPSISN
- a CDS encoding ABC transporter ATP-binding protein — protein: MSLSNIEKSYGDVLAVEDLSLDVEPGEFLVLLGPSGCGKSTTLRMIAGLETPTDGRIDIGDEEVTRTLPQERGLSMVFQSYALYPHKTVRGNLEFPLGKMDVSDEERDAKVEHTAELLEIEDLLDKKPGQLSGGQRQRVAVGRTIIREPRAFLMDEPLSNLDAQLRVRTRFEIRELQQELGTTTVYVTHDQEEAMSVADRIAVMNDGELQQVGTPEEIYKTPTNEFVAGFIGNPPMCFFDVSVGEGVELLPNGESVRLDTTLPADTETLGVRPEDVHLLRTPAADVANVSRPDLDDLTNAMTCAVRVIEPLGNAYELELARGEYTFTARVRALPEGVSPGADVEVAFDRTELHAFDATGEAIR